A single Ignavibacteriales bacterium DNA region contains:
- a CDS encoding bifunctional riboflavin kinase/FAD synthetase: protein MRVYRDITEAEYDINTALTLGTFDGVHLGHRQLFSLLKQQAKKDNLRTFVITFDPHPRAVLVPHNQLPALTTTEEKLRLLDEAGIDAVLVINFTHEFANVSSEEFLKDYILKGIGLRALVVGYDFRFGRGRRGDAVMLKEFAAAEGFSFASVPEYKKDDVTVSSSLIRGFLSQGRTDLANEYLGYRFSFCGEVVEGNRRGRTLGFPTANIAGKEKNKMIPGNGVYAVRVQGRNINHGGVMNIGIRPTFNDEPVVVPEVHLLDFDADIYGEELCVFPLVKIRDEKKFTSVEELKKQIEADRQTAAELLKKL, encoded by the coding sequence ATGCGGGTTTACAGAGATATTACTGAAGCGGAATACGACATTAATACTGCCCTGACACTCGGAACCTTTGACGGAGTGCATCTCGGCCACAGGCAGCTTTTCAGTCTTCTGAAACAGCAGGCGAAAAAAGACAATCTGAGGACATTTGTTATAACGTTTGACCCTCACCCCCGAGCAGTTTTGGTGCCCCACAACCAGCTGCCGGCTTTAACGACTACTGAGGAGAAACTCCGGCTTCTGGATGAAGCTGGTATTGATGCTGTTCTGGTTATTAATTTCACCCATGAATTCGCAAATGTCAGCTCAGAAGAGTTCCTGAAGGACTATATTCTTAAAGGAATAGGGCTCAGAGCATTGGTAGTCGGTTATGACTTCCGGTTTGGCAGAGGCAGGCGGGGTGATGCGGTAATGCTTAAAGAATTTGCGGCAGCAGAAGGTTTTTCATTTGCGTCTGTTCCTGAGTATAAGAAAGATGATGTGACGGTGAGTTCATCTCTTATCCGCGGATTTCTTTCGCAGGGAAGAACAGATCTTGCAAATGAGTATCTTGGTTACCGCTTCTCGTTCTGCGGTGAGGTGGTAGAGGGAAACAGACGGGGCAGAACTCTTGGATTCCCGACCGCGAATATCGCAGGAAAAGAGAAAAACAAAATGATTCCCGGAAACGGTGTTTATGCTGTACGGGTACAGGGAAGAAACATAAATCACGGCGGGGTGATGAATATAGGCATCAGGCCGACATTTAACGATGAGCCGGTGGTGGTGCCCGAAGTGCATCTGCTGGATTTTGATGCTGATATATACGGTGAAGAACTTTGCGTCTTTCCGCTGGTCAAGATCCGCGATGAAAAGAAATTTACTTCAGTTGAAGAACTGAAAAAACAGATAGAAGCAGACCGGCAGACTGCAGCAGAACTGCTGAAAAAATTATAA
- the gcvT gene encoding glycine cleavage system aminomethyltransferase GcvT has product MFYDLHQKIGGKIVDFAGYKMPVQYSSIIAEHKAVRSTVGVFDVSHMGEVFIEGEKALDFIQYITVNDAAVLYPGRVQYSAMCYEDGGIVDDLLVYKITDTKYMLVVNASNLEKDVAWMRQNNSHGVTITDLSDSYSLLAVQGPHSRKVLEKVFNENIDLEYYHFKMTSYSGTEVILSRTGYTGELGYELYFRGDQALAEKFWNSIFRAGEEFGIMPCGLGARDSLRLEMGYCLYGNDIDNTTNPLDAGLAWITKLKKPSFIGRDAILDIKASANRRKLTPLLCEEKAFPRHGYEVVLNGKNIGYITSGTVSPVLEKGIALAYIDSEYAKEGNELNFLVRGKEVPVTVVKLPFIQK; this is encoded by the coding sequence ATGTTTTATGACCTGCATCAGAAAATCGGCGGAAAGATCGTTGACTTTGCCGGATATAAGATGCCGGTGCAGTACAGCTCCATAATAGCCGAACATAAGGCCGTGCGCAGCACCGTCGGTGTATTCGATGTAAGCCACATGGGTGAGGTATTCATTGAAGGCGAAAAGGCGCTTGATTTTATTCAGTATATTACCGTGAATGATGCTGCGGTGCTGTATCCCGGCCGAGTGCAGTATTCCGCAATGTGTTATGAGGACGGCGGTATTGTAGATGATCTTCTTGTTTATAAGATTACTGATACCAAATATATGCTGGTTGTTAATGCATCTAATCTGGAAAAAGATGTTGCATGGATGCGGCAAAACAACAGTCACGGTGTGACCATTACTGATTTGAGTGACTCTTATTCACTTCTGGCAGTGCAGGGACCTCATTCACGCAAGGTGCTGGAGAAAGTATTCAATGAGAATATTGATTTAGAATATTATCATTTTAAGATGACCTCCTATTCAGGAACTGAAGTGATACTTTCGCGCACCGGATACACTGGTGAACTCGGTTATGAACTCTATTTCCGGGGAGACCAGGCGCTGGCCGAAAAATTCTGGAATTCAATTTTCAGGGCCGGTGAAGAGTTTGGCATAATGCCGTGTGGTCTTGGCGCGCGTGATTCGCTGCGTCTTGAGATGGGATATTGTTTATATGGAAATGATATAGATAACACGACCAATCCGCTTGATGCAGGGCTTGCATGGATTACAAAGCTCAAAAAGCCCTCATTCATCGGAAGAGATGCCATTCTTGATATTAAGGCTTCTGCGAACAGAAGAAAACTTACACCACTGCTTTGCGAGGAAAAAGCATTCCCCCGGCATGGTTACGAGGTTGTGCTGAATGGAAAAAACATAGGATATATAACCAGCGGTACGGTCAGCCCTGTGCTTGAAAAAGGTATCGCGCTTGCATATATTGACAGCGAATATGCAAAAGAAGGTAACGAACTTAATTTCCTGGTCAGAGGAAAAGAAGTTCCTGTTACAGTTGTCAAACTGCCTTTTATACAAAAATAA
- the fsa gene encoding fructose-6-phosphate aldolase — MKIFIDTASIDEIREAAALGILDGVTTNPSLVAKEGRDFRKLLDEILAIVDGPVSAEVISTDYESIVKEGRELSKIHDNIVVKVPLIKEGIKAVKTFSEEGIRTNVTLCFSPSQAVMAAKVGATYISPFVGRLDDVSTNGMELINQIVGIYRNYNYDTEVLVASVRHPLHFVEACLIGADVCTMPFSVIDKLYAHPLTDIGLEKFLADWNKANKK; from the coding sequence ATGAAAATATTTATTGATACCGCAAGTATTGATGAAATCCGCGAAGCCGCTGCTCTCGGAATTCTGGACGGTGTAACAACCAATCCCTCTCTGGTTGCCAAAGAAGGAAGGGATTTCAGAAAACTGCTCGATGAAATTCTGGCAATAGTTGACGGGCCGGTAAGCGCTGAAGTGATTTCCACTGATTATGAAAGCATCGTAAAAGAGGGAAGAGAGCTCTCAAAAATTCATGACAATATTGTGGTGAAAGTTCCTTTGATAAAAGAAGGAATTAAAGCAGTAAAAACATTTTCAGAAGAGGGAATCAGGACAAATGTTACCCTGTGTTTTTCACCGTCTCAGGCGGTAATGGCAGCAAAAGTGGGTGCAACCTACATTTCCCCCTTTGTGGGCCGTCTTGATGATGTGAGCACCAATGGCATGGAACTTATCAACCAGATCGTTGGTATATACCGTAATTATAATTATGACACAGAAGTTCTGGTTGCAAGTGTGCGTCATCCGCTTCACTTTGTTGAGGCCTGCCTGATCGGCGCGGATGTCTGCACTATGCCCTTCAGCGTAATTGACAAACTTTACGCGCATCCTCTTACCGATATCGGTCTTGAGAAGTTTCTTGCTGACTGGAACAAAGCAAACAAAAAGTAA
- the pnp gene encoding polyribonucleotide nucleotidyltransferase — translation MIVVKEVEIDGKKISIETGRYARQANGAVMVRSGDTMVLVTAVAAQEAKEDIDFFPLQVEYREKHSAAGKFPGGFFKREGKPTEKEILSARLIDRPIRPLFSDAYRNETQIVATVFSYDGENDPDVLGALGASAALSISNIPFIGPIGEVRVARVDGKYIVNPTFAEVEASDMELVVAGTHDSIMMVEGDAKEVSEEEMLTALRVAHEAIQKLVLMQKELMAEAGVPKMEVKPKEIAAELIADVNALARDKYREIVAQVLSKEERAAANKALNTSVKEALAEKYPEQEKTIAALLHDIEKEEMRERILKDGLRLDGRNTRQIRPITIELGVLPRAHGSALFTRGETQSLCTLTLGTKNDEQLIDGLGEEYTKKFILHYNFPPFSVGEVGRMTGVGRREIGHGNLAERSLKALLPAEDVFTYTMRLTSDILESNGSSSMASVCSGSLAMMDGGVPVREGIAGIAMGLIKEGERYAVLSDILGNEDHLGDMDFKVAGTSKGITGFQMDIKIEGISFKIMEEALHQAKEGRMHILGIMNQAIDKPRADLSDYAPRIVSIKIPTDQIGALIGPGGKTIQKMQRDFNCEISVEDDGTVSIASPNNMWVQECKDHIKRMMQTAEVGEVYDGVVARLMDFGAIVEFLPGKTGLLHISEIDHKRVEKVGDFFKEGDKVRVILTKMEGGKFSLSRKQLIKKEPRKPEQPAEGIGEKAEQE, via the coding sequence ATGATAGTAGTCAAAGAAGTAGAAATTGACGGCAAGAAAATAAGCATTGAAACAGGCCGTTATGCCCGTCAGGCAAACGGAGCTGTTATGGTGCGCTCAGGCGATACCATGGTGCTGGTAACCGCAGTTGCTGCTCAGGAAGCAAAGGAAGATATAGATTTTTTCCCTTTGCAGGTTGAATATCGCGAAAAGCATTCCGCTGCCGGAAAATTCCCGGGCGGATTCTTTAAGCGTGAAGGTAAACCTACTGAAAAAGAAATCTTAAGCGCCAGATTAATTGACAGACCAATTCGTCCGCTCTTTTCGGATGCGTACAGAAACGAAACACAGATTGTAGCAACCGTTTTTTCATATGATGGTGAAAATGATCCTGATGTTCTCGGAGCTTTAGGTGCATCTGCTGCGCTTTCAATTTCAAATATTCCTTTTATCGGGCCGATCGGTGAGGTAAGGGTTGCACGTGTTGATGGCAAGTATATTGTTAACCCGACATTCGCTGAAGTTGAAGCAAGCGATATGGAGCTGGTTGTTGCAGGCACACATGATTCAATCATGATGGTTGAAGGTGATGCAAAAGAAGTATCTGAAGAAGAGATGCTCACCGCTCTCCGTGTTGCTCATGAAGCTATTCAGAAGTTAGTTCTGATGCAGAAAGAACTGATGGCTGAAGCAGGCGTTCCTAAAATGGAAGTAAAGCCAAAAGAGATTGCAGCCGAACTGATTGCGGATGTTAATGCACTCGCAAGAGATAAATACCGCGAAATAGTTGCCCAGGTTCTCAGTAAAGAGGAGCGTGCAGCGGCTAATAAAGCGCTGAATACCAGTGTGAAAGAAGCTCTTGCTGAAAAATATCCGGAGCAGGAAAAAACAATCGCTGCACTGCTTCATGATATAGAAAAAGAAGAGATGCGTGAAAGAATCCTGAAAGACGGACTCCGTCTTGACGGCAGAAATACACGTCAGATACGTCCCATCACTATTGAACTTGGTGTTCTTCCGAGAGCGCACGGTTCAGCACTCTTCACCCGGGGTGAAACACAAAGTCTTTGCACTCTTACCCTTGGTACCAAGAATGACGAACAGCTGATTGACGGTCTTGGTGAAGAATATACAAAGAAGTTTATCCTTCACTATAACTTCCCTCCGTTCAGCGTTGGTGAAGTTGGCAGAATGACAGGTGTTGGCAGAAGAGAAATCGGCCACGGTAATCTTGCAGAACGTTCACTTAAGGCACTGCTTCCGGCTGAAGATGTTTTCACGTATACCATGCGTCTTACCAGTGATATCCTTGAATCAAACGGCTCATCATCAATGGCTTCAGTCTGCTCAGGCTCGCTGGCTATGATGGATGGCGGTGTTCCGGTTCGCGAAGGAATTGCAGGTATTGCAATGGGTCTTATCAAAGAAGGTGAACGCTATGCTGTTCTCTCTGATATCCTTGGCAATGAAGATCATCTTGGTGATATGGATTTCAAAGTTGCCGGTACTTCAAAAGGTATCACTGGTTTCCAGATGGATATAAAGATTGAAGGTATATCCTTCAAGATTATGGAAGAAGCGCTTCATCAGGCAAAAGAAGGAAGGATGCATATTCTTGGTATTATGAATCAGGCGATTGATAAGCCGAGGGCTGATCTTTCTGACTATGCACCAAGAATCGTTAGCATTAAAATTCCGACTGATCAGATTGGCGCTCTTATTGGCCCTGGCGGAAAAACCATTCAGAAAATGCAGAGAGATTTCAACTGCGAAATCAGCGTTGAAGATGACGGAACCGTAAGCATTGCATCCCCGAACAACATGTGGGTTCAGGAGTGCAAGGATCATATCAAGAGAATGATGCAGACGGCTGAAGTCGGTGAAGTCTATGACGGCGTTGTAGCCCGACTGATGGATTTCGGCGCTATTGTTGAATTCCTGCCGGGTAAAACCGGACTCCTCCATATATCCGAAATTGACCACAAGAGAGTGGAAAAAGTAGGAGACTTCTTTAAGGAAGGCGACAAAGTGCGCGTTATCCTTACCAAGATGGAGGGGGGCAAATTCAGTCTGAGCAGAAAACAGCTCATTAAAAAAGAGCCCAGAAAACCTGAACAGCCTGCGGAAGGCATCGGAGAAAAGGCCGAACAGGAATAA
- a CDS encoding 2-phosphosulfolactate phosphatase, with translation MTRINVLFSPVGVDELYFSSKTAAVIDVLRASSTIVTAVMNGAKEIIPVGSIEFAVKVSGGMFGGQTLLCGEKNTKKVDGFNLGNSPSEFTSEVIGGKTVVLYTTNGTKAIVRAKFSTNLIIASFLNISASAKRLVETGESLEIICSGRNNEFSLEDTVCAGKLVSEILKINGDYNLTDSAAAALSLFEMKQKDIPGMMRNTEHGQILVENGFEGDIDYCSQIDITDVVPSFKNNSIKEVH, from the coding sequence ATGACCAGGATCAATGTGTTGTTTTCACCAGTTGGTGTTGATGAGTTATATTTCAGTTCAAAGACTGCAGCGGTAATTGATGTGCTTCGCGCTTCATCAACCATCGTAACGGCAGTGATGAATGGTGCAAAAGAAATTATACCGGTTGGAAGTATTGAATTTGCAGTAAAAGTCTCCGGAGGAATGTTCGGAGGGCAGACGCTGCTTTGTGGTGAGAAAAACACAAAAAAGGTAGATGGCTTTAATCTGGGAAATTCACCTTCTGAATTCACTTCGGAGGTTATCGGAGGAAAAACTGTTGTGTTGTATACCACAAACGGTACCAAGGCAATAGTAAGAGCCAAGTTTTCAACGAATCTGATAATCGCCTCTTTTTTGAACATCAGTGCATCAGCTAAAAGACTGGTGGAAACCGGCGAATCACTTGAAATAATCTGCTCGGGGAGGAATAATGAATTCAGTCTGGAAGATACGGTTTGTGCAGGAAAACTGGTAAGCGAAATTCTGAAGATAAACGGGGATTATAATCTTACGGATTCTGCTGCGGCTGCACTAAGCTTATTTGAAATGAAGCAAAAAGATATACCGGGAATGATGCGCAACACAGAGCACGGACAGATTCTTGTCGAAAACGGATTTGAAGGGGATATAGATTATTGTTCGCAGATTGACATTACGGATGTAGTGCCTTCATTTAAGAATAATTCAATTAAAGAAGTCCACTGA
- a CDS encoding prohibitin family protein, producing MLFLISLLAAVVAFVVYKSAKQRYSKNEASFALTGFVVAIIISIMQCFTVIPAGAVGVVDFLGMVSENTLKSGVNMVNPLANVIKFSIKTQEFKEEMNVPSTEGLSVQLEISLLYHLNPENANNIYRTVGEDYANRILIPQFRSVVRGVTAKYEAKALYTSGREVLSKEIESELNKLVNGRGIVVEAAPLRQIILPPGLTSSIEEKLKAEQESQRMQFILLKEKQEADRKRIEAQGISDFQNIIARGLSEQLLKWKGIEATEKLANSQNAKIVVIGSGKDGLPIILNTDK from the coding sequence ATTCTGTTTTTGATTTCGCTGCTCGCCGCAGTGGTTGCGTTTGTCGTTTACAAAAGTGCAAAGCAGAGATACAGTAAAAATGAAGCTTCCTTTGCCCTTACCGGATTTGTTGTTGCCATTATCATCAGTATAATGCAATGCTTTACCGTCATCCCTGCGGGTGCGGTTGGCGTTGTTGATTTTCTGGGTATGGTAAGTGAGAACACGCTCAAAAGCGGTGTTAATATGGTAAATCCGCTGGCCAACGTAATTAAGTTCAGTATTAAAACCCAGGAATTCAAGGAAGAGATGAACGTACCTTCAACCGAGGGACTGAGTGTGCAGCTTGAGATAAGCCTGCTCTACCACCTGAATCCTGAGAACGCAAATAATATATATCGTACCGTCGGTGAGGATTACGCGAACCGAATTCTTATTCCCCAGTTCCGTTCTGTGGTGCGCGGTGTTACGGCAAAATATGAGGCAAAGGCGCTTTATACATCAGGTAGAGAGGTTCTTTCAAAAGAAATTGAAAGTGAACTGAACAAACTGGTAAACGGACGCGGTATTGTGGTAGAAGCCGCGCCGCTGCGTCAGATTATACTTCCTCCAGGTTTAACCAGCTCAATTGAAGAAAAACTGAAAGCTGAACAGGAAAGCCAGAGAATGCAGTTTATCCTGCTTAAGGAAAAACAGGAAGCAGACCGCAAAAGAATTGAAGCTCAGGGTATATCCGACTTCCAGAATATTATCGCAAGAGGATTAAGCGAACAGCTTCTGAAGTGGAAGGGCATTGAAGCAACAGAGAAACTGGCAAATTCACAAAATGCTAAAATTGTAGTCATCGGTTCAGGAAAGGATGGCCTGCCGATAATCCTGAACACGGATAAATAA
- a CDS encoding Rne/Rng family ribonuclease, translating to MLKEIIINSSGEQTRVAITEDGSLVDFFVDYPENRRMVGDIYLGKVARVLPGIKAAFIDIGMKHDAFLHFSDIGERTKEFQSMLEDDDEEEENQNRPEQKERLIKQVQTINGVPVLKKGEPILIQITKEPVSNKGVRVSSSISIAGRFCVLLPFDNKIGISKKITDFKERRRLRSIARSILPKNYGLIIRTVARNQAEESLLEDLKNLKKTWETIEMKAKTEEPPSLIHQDLNTTSSVIRDLFTEDITRVYIDNKKQYKLIKDYISTVHPELAEKVELYRDKESVFDAFRIDEQINSLFSRKVALKNGGYIIIEHTEAMVVIDVNSGKYAASKEQELNSLKTDLEAAREIARQLRLRDIGGLIVVDFIDLEDEKNRRKIFDELRKEFRKDRAKVSILPMSDFGLIQITRQRIRQNIRQVTNDLCPYCSGTGLLTKQSHILYDIEKTLKKIRENFKERSYILKCHPNVSLKLKEGYISILTRLQLKYFCLIKIQEDTVMNMDQFRFYLKSTKKEITEDQFSRD from the coding sequence ATGTTAAAAGAAATTATTATCAACTCTTCCGGAGAACAGACCCGGGTAGCCATCACCGAGGACGGCTCCCTTGTTGATTTCTTCGTAGATTATCCCGAAAACAGGAGAATGGTGGGGGATATATATCTCGGAAAGGTTGCGCGGGTACTTCCGGGTATTAAAGCCGCCTTCATTGATATAGGCATGAAGCATGATGCTTTCCTGCATTTTTCCGACATCGGCGAGCGGACGAAGGAATTCCAGTCCATGCTCGAAGATGATGATGAAGAAGAAGAAAATCAAAACCGCCCCGAACAGAAGGAGCGCCTCATTAAACAGGTGCAGACCATAAATGGCGTGCCTGTTCTTAAAAAAGGAGAGCCGATTCTCATTCAGATTACCAAAGAGCCAGTCAGCAATAAAGGAGTGAGGGTCTCATCCTCAATTTCTATTGCAGGCCGGTTCTGTGTGCTGCTTCCTTTTGATAACAAGATTGGCATATCGAAAAAGATTACCGATTTTAAGGAACGCCGCCGTCTTCGCTCTATTGCCCGCAGCATACTTCCCAAAAACTACGGACTGATTATCAGAACCGTTGCCCGAAATCAGGCGGAAGAAAGTCTTCTTGAAGATCTGAAGAACCTGAAAAAAACCTGGGAAACTATTGAGATGAAGGCAAAAACAGAAGAACCGCCTTCACTGATTCACCAGGATTTGAATACCACTTCAAGCGTTATCCGCGATCTTTTTACCGAAGATATTACCCGGGTTTATATTGACAACAAAAAGCAGTATAAACTGATCAAGGATTACATCTCGACTGTTCATCCGGAACTTGCTGAAAAAGTTGAACTCTACCGCGATAAAGAAAGTGTTTTTGATGCGTTCAGAATTGATGAGCAGATTAACTCACTCTTCAGCAGAAAGGTAGCGCTCAAAAACGGCGGTTACATCATCATCGAACATACAGAAGCAATGGTGGTGATTGATGTGAACAGCGGAAAATATGCCGCCAGCAAAGAGCAGGAGCTAAACTCCCTGAAAACTGACCTTGAGGCAGCCCGTGAAATAGCCCGCCAGCTCCGCCTGCGTGATATCGGCGGACTGATAGTGGTGGATTTTATTGATCTGGAAGATGAAAAAAACCGCCGTAAAATTTTTGATGAACTGAGGAAGGAATTCCGGAAAGACCGTGCTAAGGTAAGCATCCTCCCAATGTCAGATTTTGGCCTGATTCAGATAACCAGACAGAGAATCCGCCAGAATATCCGGCAGGTGACCAATGATTTGTGTCCTTACTGTTCCGGAACCGGATTGCTCACAAAACAGTCCCATATTCTTTACGATATTGAGAAGACGCTTAAAAAAATCAGAGAAAACTTTAAGGAACGTTCCTATATTCTGAAGTGTCATCCGAATGTTTCCCTGAAACTGAAGGAAGGTTATATCAGTATCCTTACCAGGCTTCAGCTGAAATATTTCTGCCTGATAAAAATTCAGGAAGATACCGTGATGAATATGGATCAGTTCAGATTTTATCTGAAATCAACCAAAAAAGAAATTACTGAAGATCAGTTCAGCAGAGATTAA
- the rpsO gene encoding 30S ribosomal protein S15, whose protein sequence is MTKEEKLEIIKKYGTNEQDSGRAEVQIALITKRINDLTSHFGEHKKDHHSRRGLMMLVGKRRRLLDYLASRDIERYRAIIKALNIRK, encoded by the coding sequence ATGACCAAAGAAGAAAAACTTGAGATAATCAAGAAATACGGAACTAACGAGCAGGACTCAGGAAGAGCTGAAGTTCAGATTGCGCTTATTACCAAGCGGATTAACGATCTGACCTCACATTTCGGGGAACACAAGAAAGATCATCACTCAAGACGCGGACTGATGATGCTGGTGGGAAAAAGAAGAAGACTTCTGGACTATCTGGCCTCACGCGATATCGAGCGTTACAGAGCAATTATTAAAGCGTTGAACATAAGAAAGTAA